Proteins from a genomic interval of Rosa chinensis cultivar Old Blush chromosome 2, RchiOBHm-V2, whole genome shotgun sequence:
- the LOC112186098 gene encoding transcriptional regulator Myc-A: MSLVESEFSKDPNPYLNQVPPEEDDKIQAHGKHKAAEDSLSQLEVEEEEEEDEEGEEEAEEEEEEAEEEEEGEEFELCDVCLKDKEHWTDECPYLVCIPNPMEVTLGKGYYMVCVDCNVSGGHSDIVGTQCNVWGGHPDRRWKGRAIVKVCGICAGVRHWSAECPNKHLLQKQKSLLECAAEYRSWLATKKCQPA; encoded by the exons ATGTCTCTTGTCGAATCAGAATTCTCCAAGGATCCGAACCCGTACCTGAACCAGGTCCCGCCGGAGGAGGACGACAAGATCCAGGCTCATG gaaaacacaaggctgctgAAGACTCTCTGTCTCAACTTGAagtagaggaagaagaggaagaagatgaagaaggagaagaagaagcagaagaagaagaagaagaagcagaagaagaagaagaaggagaagaatttGAGTTGTGTGATGTTTGTTTGAAGGACAAGGAACACTGGACGGATGAATGCCCGTACTTGGTTTGTATCCCAAACCCAATGGAAGTAACTCTTGGCAAAGGTTATTATATGGTTTGTGTGGACTGTAATGTGTCGGGTGGCCACTCTGATATAGTCGGTACACAATGTAATGTGTGGGGTGGCCACCCTGATAGGAGGTGGAAAGGACGTGCTATTGTCAAGGTCTGCGGTATTTGTGCGGGCGTACGCCACTGGTCTGCAGAGTGCCCAAATAAGCACTTACTACAAAAGCAAAAGAGTCTGTTGGAGTGTGCTGCTGAATATCGGTCTTGGTTGGCTACCAAAAAATGTCAACCTGCTTGA